Part of the Desulfobacterales bacterium genome, TCTTGATGGTTGCATGGGCTGAACAGGGTTTGTCCTTGTCCTTTTCAATGGTGACCCTGAAGGACTCCAGTTCAAAAAGGGGTTGGAACTGTTTCGTAAACTTTTCTACCAGAATCTTAAACGACCCATCGGCCACATCAAACTGGAACCCCTGCTGTTCCAGTTTTTTAATTTCCGAGACAATGCGGCTGCTGTCAAATCCGTTGGCGCCGAGTTCAACCCCCAGTTCTTTGGCTTTATATTCGATATTGCTTTTACCGGAAAGGTCTGAAATCAGCACACGGCGCTCATTTCCGACGTCTTCAGGGGTCATGTGCTCGTATGCCATGGGGATTTTCATGATGGCATTCACATGAATGCCGCCTTTATGGGCAAACGCGCTGTTGCCGACAAACGGTCGCGTGGTCAGGGGGATCATGTTGGCGGTCTCGCTGACAAAACGGGATATTTTTTTCAGTTTTACCAGATTTTCCGGTGTAACGCAGGGCCGATTCATTTTTAAGGAAAGAATCGGAATGATCGACGTCAGGTCGGCATTGCCGCACCTTTCGCCGTAACCGTTGATGGTGCCTTGGACCATTACCGCGCCGGCCCGTACCGCAGTGATCGAATTGGCCACCGCCAACCCGCAGTCATTATGGGCGTGGATGCCGATTTTGATTGGCAGCGGCCTGTTCGGTTCTAAACGGAAATAATCACGCAAAGCGTTTTCGACTTCATTGATAGTCGCTTTTATTTCAAAAGGGAGCGTCCCGCCATTGGTGTCGCACAATACAACGGTGTCGGCGCCGCCCTTGAGCGCGGCAAAGACGGTTTCTACGGCGTAATCACGGTTGCCTTTAAACCCGTCGAAAAAATGCTCCGCATCGTAGATGACATCACGGTCCTGTTGCTTTAAATAACCGATCGTCTCTTTAATCATGGCCAGGTTTTCATCCAGCGAATTGTACATGACCTGTTCGACGTGCAGGTCCCAGCTTTTACCGAATATGGTGATGGCCGGGGTGTCGCTTTTGATCAGTTCCGTCAGGTTTTGATCGTCTTCCGGGTGAATGCCCGGTTTTCGGGTGGAACCGAAGGCCGTTAATTTGGCGTTTTTCAACTCGGCCTTTTTCGCCAGTTTAAAAAACTGCTTGTCCCGGGGATTGGAACCCGGCCAGCCACCTTCTATGTAATGAATCCCCAGGTCATCCAGCCGTTGAGCGATCCTGATTTTTTCTTCCGCGCTGAAATTGATGTTTTCACCCTGGGTGCCGTCTCTTAAGGTGGTGTCGTACAGCAGTATCGGTTCCATCTCGTTTATCTCTCCAAGTTGTTTGAGATTCATTTGCCGGTCTTGCGTTCCGGCGCGAAGCTAAAAAAGAAGCAAGCTGAACCGCGAAGACGCAAAGTGCGCAAAGGGTTTGTTTTATTTTTCTTCCTGACCGGGTGATACGATCAGGAAGAAGGCAATTGCCCTGCGGGGCAGACCGTTTGGCCAGTGTTACGCCACAGAACCGCGCGTAAGCATATCTTTAAAACGGTCATCTTTGCGCGAACCGATAGGCGGCCGTTTTCTTTCGGCCGGCTGCCCGATTCGCGCAAAAACCTTTGCGTTCTTTGCGCCTTTGCGGTTCAATCCATTAGTATTTCTTCCGATTTTCCGGCCGCAGGGCCCGCACGGCAGCACCGGCCCGCCACATTTCGGAATTTCTTAAGGTGGTCAGTTCCTTTTGCAGCTTTTCACGGTAATCGGCCGCGCTGTTTACTTCCAGTACCCGTTTGCATTCGGCGCCTGAAGCGACCCGATCATAGAGCGCATTGAACACCGGCGCCACCGCATCCCGGAATTTCGGCGCCCAGTCCAGCGCTCCCCGCTGGGCGGTGGCGCTGCAGTTTGCGTACATCCAGTCCATACCGTTTTCCGCTACCAGCAGGATCAGGCTCTGGGTCAGCTCTTCCACGGTTTCATTAAACGCTTCACTGGGGGTGTGGCCGTGTTTGCGCAGCAGCCCGTATTGGGCTTCCATCACACCCGCCAGACAGCCCATCAACACACCGCGTTCTCCGGTCAGGTCGCTGAAGACTTCTTTTTCAAATGTCGTTGGAAACAGATATCCCGACCCGATGGCGATCCCCAGGGCGATGGTGCGTTCCTTGGCCTTTCCGGTATAATCCTGGTGAATGGCAAAGCTGGAGTTAAGACCGCTGCCTTCCAAAAAGTTTGTGCGCAGGGTGGTTCCGGAACCTTTGGGGGCGACCAGGATGACATCGACAAAATCCGGCGGGATGATGCCGGTCTGGTCTTTGTACGTAATTGAAAACCCATGGGAAAAGTAAAGTGCATCCCCTTTATTCAGACATTTTTTTATCTGCGGCCAGGTGGCCTTCTGGCCGGCATCCGACAGCAGGTTTTGGATGACCGTTCCTTTTTTTGCGGCTTCTTCAATGGGAAAAAGTGTTTTGCCCGGCACAAAGCCGTCTGCCACGGCACGGTCCCAGGATTTGCTTTTTTCGCGCTGTCCCACAATAACGTTAATGCCGTTGTCCCTCAGGTTCTGAGACTGCCCGGGACCCTGGACGCCATATCCCAGCACCGCCACCGTTTCATTTTTCAATACCTCCCGGGCACGGTCCAGGGGGAATTCCTCTGCTGTGATGACTTCTTCCAATACGCCGCCAAAATCAATAGTTGCCATGTAAAATATCCTCCTCAGTTAATATGTTTGTAGTCCAAATCCGTTAATATAAAGATCAGGTTATTAGGCTGAAGGCTGAAGGATAATTTTAACTTCAGTTCCTACTGCCTACTGCCCAATCGTCTCTTGTCACTATTTACTTGTTACTCGTCGCAATCCTTTTAACCTTCAGCCTATCCACCTTCAGCCTTATTCTATTTGGGTTCGCGGTACAGTGCGATGATGCCTGTTTTTGCGATTTCCTTTATCCCGATGGGCTTGAGCAGGCTCATTATCGCCGCCAGTTTCCCTTCATCGCCGGTTATCTCAATGGTGTAATGCTCCAGCCCCACATCCACCACCTTGCATCGAAATATATCGACGATCCTTAAAATTTCAGCGCGATTCTCGGGTTTGGCTTTTACTTTAATCAGTGCCATTTCCCTTTCAACATACGCGGTGCCGGTGAGTTCGTGCACCTTAATGACATTGATCAGCTTATTGAGCTGCTTATTGATCTGCTCGATTCCCAGGGTGTTGGCTTTGGTGACTATCGTGATCCGGGACACCAAAGGCTCCGTGGTTTCGGCTACGCAGAGACTCTCTATATTGTAGCCTCGGCCGCTGAAGAGTCCTGCGATTCTGGAAAGCACGCCCGGTTGATTGTCCACAAGAATTGAAAGCACGTGTTTTTCTGCTGTCATTTTATAATCCTTTTCTTATTAGTCCTTCGTTACTCGTCCCTCATCTCTCTTCACACCAGCAGCATTTCCGTAATCGGCGCACCGGCGGGTACCATCGGATAGACGCACTCTTCTCTTTCAATGACAAAATCCATGATAACGGTTTTAGGTGAAAAAAGACCTTCCCTGAGAACCGCTTCAACCTCTTCCGGTTTTTGGGCCCTTAAGCCGACGGCGCCATAAGCCTCGGCCAGTTTCACAAAATCAGGGGCATGCTCCACAAGGGTGCAGGCGTAGCGTTTTTCGTAGAAAAATTCCTGCCACTGTCTCACCATGCCGAGAAATCCATTGTTTAGAATAACGATTTTAACCGGCAGGCAGTACTGAACGGCCGTTGCCATCTCCTGGATGTTCATCTGGATGCTGGCGTCTCCGGCAATATCGACCACCAGTTTGTCCGGAAAGGCGATTTGGGCGCCGATGGCGGCAGGGAGTCCGAAGCCCATGGCGCCGAGCCCGCCGGATGTGAGAAGGTGCTGGGGGTTGTCGAAATGATAGTATTGCGCGGCCCACATCTGGTTCTGGCCGACTTCGGTGGAAATAATCGCATCGCCCCGGGTCAGTTCATACAGTTTTTCAACCACGTATTGGGGTTTGATGACAGCGCCCTGCTGATAGGCAAAGGGCTGGGTCTTTTTCCAATCTTCAATCTGATCCAGCCAGATTTTTCGTTTTTTTTGAACATCACTCAGATCCGTTTCATCCAGGAGTTTGTTCAGATGGGTCAGGGTGATCTTACAGTCTCCCACAACCGGGACGGCAACCGGTATGTTTTTACGGATGGATGTCGGGTCGATGTCGATATGGACAATCTTGGCATGGGGCGTAAACGTATCGGTTTTGCCCGTAACGCGGTCGTCAAACCGGACGCCCACGGCAATCATCAGGTCACATTTGCCGGAGGAGGTGTTGGCCCGGTAGGTTCCATGCATGCCGATCATTCCCATGCACAAAGGATCCGAACCCGGGAAGGCGCCCATGCCCATCAGGGAGGTCGTCACCGGGATCTGGGTTTTTCGCGCCAGTTCCGTCAGCTCCCGGGCGGCCTTGGAGAGAAGGACGCCGCCGCCGGCAAAAATAATGGGCCGTTTGGCTTCCCGTATCAGCTCCACCACCTTATGCAGCTGTTTCATGTTGGGATTGTAGGTGGGGTTGTAGGAACGCAGCTTTACCGTTTTGGGCGCTTTATATTCAATGGTGTTCTGGACGACGTTTTTGGGAATATCGACTAAAACCGGTCCGGGTCGTCCGGAGCTGGCAATAAAAAAAGCTTCTTTGATGGTTTGCGCCAGCTCTTCGGTTGAATTGACCAGATAATTGTGCTTGGTGCAGGGACGAGTGATGCCGACGATGTCCACCTCCTGAAAGGCGTCGTTTCCGATAAGATGGGAAGGAACCTGACCGGTGATGATAACGACCGGAATGGAGTCCATGAAGGCGTTGGCGATACCGGTGATGG contains:
- the cimA gene encoding citramalate synthase translates to MEPILLYDTTLRDGTQGENINFSAEEKIRIAQRLDDLGIHYIEGGWPGSNPRDKQFFKLAKKAELKNAKLTAFGSTRKPGIHPEDDQNLTELIKSDTPAITIFGKSWDLHVEQVMYNSLDENLAMIKETIGYLKQQDRDVIYDAEHFFDGFKGNRDYAVETVFAALKGGADTVVLCDTNGGTLPFEIKATINEVENALRDYFRLEPNRPLPIKIGIHAHNDCGLAVANSITAVRAGAVMVQGTINGYGERCGNADLTSIIPILSLKMNRPCVTPENLVKLKKISRFVSETANMIPLTTRPFVGNSAFAHKGGIHVNAIMKIPMAYEHMTPEDVGNERRVLISDLSGKSNIEYKAKELGVELGANGFDSSRIVSEIKKLEQQGFQFDVADGSFKILVEKFTKQFQPLFELESFRVTIEKDKDKPCSAHATIKISVEGQEEITAAEGSGPVSALDNALRKALDKFYPHLDSMQLVDFKVRVIDGRDGTAAKVRVIIASRDQDNIWSTIGVSEDIIEASWQALADSFHYKLSAGKEQPNRLKTEG
- the ilvN gene encoding acetolactate synthase small subunit; translation: MTAEKHVLSILVDNQPGVLSRIAGLFSGRGYNIESLCVAETTEPLVSRITIVTKANTLGIEQINKQLNKLINVIKVHELTGTAYVEREMALIKVKAKPENRAEILRIVDIFRCKVVDVGLEHYTIEITGDEGKLAAIMSLLKPIGIKEIAKTGIIALYREPK
- the ilvC gene encoding ketol-acid reductoisomerase; the protein is MATIDFGGVLEEVITAEEFPLDRAREVLKNETVAVLGYGVQGPGQSQNLRDNGINVIVGQREKSKSWDRAVADGFVPGKTLFPIEEAAKKGTVIQNLLSDAGQKATWPQIKKCLNKGDALYFSHGFSITYKDQTGIIPPDFVDVILVAPKGSGTTLRTNFLEGSGLNSSFAIHQDYTGKAKERTIALGIAIGSGYLFPTTFEKEVFSDLTGERGVLMGCLAGVMEAQYGLLRKHGHTPSEAFNETVEELTQSLILLVAENGMDWMYANCSATAQRGALDWAPKFRDAVAPVFNALYDRVASGAECKRVLEVNSAADYREKLQKELTTLRNSEMWRAGAAVRALRPENRKKY
- the ilvB gene encoding biosynthetic-type acetolactate synthase large subunit, translating into MKLTGAQILLKTLKDEGVDTIFGYPGGCVIDIYDELLRSDLRHIFVRHEQGAIHAADGYARASGRVGVCLVTSGPGATNTITGIANAFMDSIPVVIITGQVPSHLIGNDAFQEVDIVGITRPCTKHNYLVNSTEELAQTIKEAFFIASSGRPGPVLVDIPKNVVQNTIEYKAPKTVKLRSYNPTYNPNMKQLHKVVELIREAKRPIIFAGGGVLLSKAARELTELARKTQIPVTTSLMGMGAFPGSDPLCMGMIGMHGTYRANTSSGKCDLMIAVGVRFDDRVTGKTDTFTPHAKIVHIDIDPTSIRKNIPVAVPVVGDCKITLTHLNKLLDETDLSDVQKKRKIWLDQIEDWKKTQPFAYQQGAVIKPQYVVEKLYELTRGDAIISTEVGQNQMWAAQYYHFDNPQHLLTSGGLGAMGFGLPAAIGAQIAFPDKLVVDIAGDASIQMNIQEMATAVQYCLPVKIVILNNGFLGMVRQWQEFFYEKRYACTLVEHAPDFVKLAEAYGAVGLRAQKPEEVEAVLREGLFSPKTVIMDFVIEREECVYPMVPAGAPITEMLLV